In Pseudomonadota bacterium, the genomic window TCTCGGCTGGGTTCCGGCCTTCGGCATGGAGCAGGTGGGCCAGGGCCTCGTCGGTATCGAGCGATCCCTCGACATCGCCCATCATCTGATCTTGCCGGCGATCACGCTCGGCCTCTTCTTCGTCGCCATCTATGCCAGGCTGACCCGCGCCTCGATGCTGGAGGTGCGCGACATGGACTTCGTGCGCACCGCTAGGGCGAAGGGCCTCTCCGAGCATCGGATCGTGCGCGTGCATATGCTGAAGAACGCCATCCTGCCGGTCATCACCTTTGCCGGCATCCAGGCGGGCCAGCTCGTCGGCGGCTCGATCGTGGTGGAGACGGTGTTCGCCTGGCCCGGCATCGGCCGGCTCGCTTTCGAGGCCTTGCTGCAGCGGGATTACAATCTGCTCTTGGGCGTGTTTTTCCTGACCTCGGTCATGGTGGTCGTCTTCAACCTCTTGACCGATCTCGTCTACAGCCTGGCCGATCCCCGCATCGAGGTCGCGGCATGAACGAGTTCTGGCGCCGCTATCGGCAGAACCGCGGCGGCGTCATCGGCCTTGCCGTGCTCATGATCGTGATCCTGGTGGCAGCGCTGGCGCCCATCGCCTACCCCGCGGGCCCGTGGGAGATGGCCGGCGCACCCTTCGAGCGTCCCTTCGGCCGGGAGTTTCCGCTCGGCACCGACATGCTCGGCCGCGACATCACCGCCGGCATCGTCCATGGCGCGCGTGTCTCCTTGATGCTGGG contains:
- a CDS encoding ABC transporter permease, with the protein product MGRLDYLAKRVLKALVILLAIAVMNFCLIRLAPGDPASVIAGEAGAADAKYMEQLRHQFGLDLPLSSQLWIYVKNVVALDLGFSYRNQRTVAAMVFERLPATLLLTLTAFALALAGGIFLGVLAATHAGSWADSLITVLALGFYATPLFWVGLMLILLFSVNLGWVPAFGMEQVGQGLVGIERSLDIAHHLILPAITLGLFFVAIYARLTRASMLEVRDMDFVRTARAKGLSEHRIVRVHMLKNAILPVITFAGIQAGQLVGGSIVVETVFAWPGIGRLAFEALLQRDYNLLLGVFFLTSVMVVVFNLLTDLVYSLADPRIEVAA